From a single Theropithecus gelada isolate Dixy chromosome 10, Tgel_1.0, whole genome shotgun sequence genomic region:
- the PLAGL2 gene encoding zinc finger protein PLAGL2 isoform X2, with amino-acid sequence MATHSAQKPHQCMYCDKMFHRKDHLRNHLQTHDPNKEALHCSECGKNYNTKLGYRRHLAMHAASSGDLSCKVCLQTFESTQALLEHLKAHSRRVAGGAKEKKHPCDHCDRRFYTRKDVRRHLVVHTGRKDFLCQYCAQRFGRKDHLTRHVKKSHSQELLKIKTEPVDMLGLLSCSSTVSVKEELSPVLCMASRDVMGTKAFPGMLPMGMYGAHIPTMPSTGMPHSLVHNTLPMGMSYPLESSPISSPAQLPPKYQLGSTSYLPDKLPKVEVDSFLAELPGSLSLSSAEPQPASPQPAAAAALLDEALLAKSPANLSEALCAANVDFSHLLGFLPLNLPPCNPPGATGGLVMGYSQAEAQPLLTTLQAQPQDSPGAGGPLNFGPLHSLPPVFTSGLSSTTLPRFHQAFQ; translated from the coding sequence ATGGCCACCCACTCAGCCCAGAAACCTCACCAGTGTATGTACTGTGATAAGATGTTTCACCGCAAGGACCATCTGCGGAACCATCTGCAGACCCATGACCCTAACAAAGAGGCCCTCCACTGCTCTGAGTGCGGTAAGAATTACAATACGAAGCTGGGCTACCGGCGCCACCTGGCCATGCATGCTGCCAGCAGCGGTGACCTCAGCTGCAAGGTGTGCCTGCAGACCTTTGAGAGTACCCAGGCCCTGCTAGAGCACCTGAAGGCCCACTCACGCCGGGTAGCAGGCGGTGCCAAGGAGAAGAAGCACCCCTGTGACCACTGCGACCGGCGGTTCTATACTCGTAAGGATGTACGGCGGCACCTTGTGGTGCACACAGGCCGTAAGGACTTCCTGTGCCAGTACTGTGCCCAGCGGTTTGGCCGTAAGGACCACCTGACGCGTCATGTCAAGAAGAGCCACTCGCAGGAGCTGCTCAAGATCAAGACAGAGCCCGTGGACATGTTAGGCCTACTCAGCTGCAGCTCCACAGTCAGTGTGAAGGAAGAGCTGAGCCCTGTGCTGTGCATGGCCTCTCGGGACGTAATGGGGACCAAGGCCTTCCCTGGCATGTTGCCCATGGGCATGTATGGTGCCCACATCCCTACCATGCCCAGCACGGGCATGCCACACTCCTTGGTGCACAACACGCTGCCCATGGGTATGAGCTACCCTCTGGAATCCTCACCTATCTCTTCCCCAGCTCAGCTCCCTCCAAAATACCAGCTTGGATCTACCTCATACTTGCCCGACAAATTGCCCAAAGTGGAGGTGGATAGTTTTCTGGCGGAGCTTCCTGGAAGCCTGTCTCTCTCATCCGCTGAACCCCAGCCCGCCTCACCTCAGCCGGCGGCAGCTGCGGCCCTCCTAGATGAAGCACTGCTTGCCAAGAGCCCCGCCAACCTCTCTGAGGCCCTCTGCGCTGCTAATGTGGACTTCTCCCACCTACTGGGCTTTCTTCCACTCAACCTGCCCCCGTGTAACCCACCTGGGGCCACAGGAGGCCTGGTCATGGGCTACTCCCAGGCCGAGGCACAGCCCCTGCTCACCACTTTGCAAGCTCAGCCTCAAGAttccccaggagctgggggaCCACTGAACTTTGGGCCTCTGCACTCCTTGCCTCCTGTCTTCACGTCTGGCCTGAGTAGCACCACCCTGCCTCGTTTCCACCAAGCATTCCAGTAG
- the LOC112633570 gene encoding putative testis-specific Y-encoded-like protein 3, producing MADERAGTPEAAARPPPGPARERDAHTAPAARAREAGGRRSLYPAAGPRTALLCLGRGEAASAATTPSLENGRVRDEAPETCGSEGLGARAGAGEKAEDATMEEGAIFQEEPAEEVEKQQVGEKLVGEEKQEVGAEAQEGPGLLNLGALIVDPLEAVSAQADRAYLRLERRFRRMHRLHLARRSFIIQNIPGFWVTAFLNHPQLSAMISLRDEDMLCYLMNLEVRELRHSRTGCKFKFRFWSNPYFQNKVIMKEYECRASGRVVSIATRIRWHRGQEPPALVHRNRDTVRSFFSWFSQHSLPEADRVAQIIKDDLWPNPLQYYLLGDRPCRARGGLARWPTEAPSRPYGFQSG from the coding sequence ATGGCGGACGAGAGGGCGGGGACTCCGGAAGCCGCGGCGCGCCCGCCGCCCGGCCCTGCCCGGGAGAGGGACGCGCACACGGCCCCCGCGGCCCGGGCCCGAGAAGCTGGGGGGCGCAGGTCCCTCTACCCCGCAGCGGGCCCCAGGACCGCCCTCCTTTGCCTCGGGCGCGGGGAAGCTGCCTCCGCGGCGACTACTCCGAGCCTGGAAAACGGCCGGGTCCGGGACGAAGCCCCAGAAACCTGTGGTTCAGAGGGGCTAGGGGCTCGGGCGGGAGCCGGCGAGAAGGCCGAGGACGCGACCATGGAGGAGGGCGCCATCTTCCAGGAGGAGCCAGCGGAGGAGGTGGAGAAGCAGCAGGTGGGGGAGAAGCTGGTGggggaggagaagcaggaggtgGGAGCGGAGGCCCAGGAGGGCCCGGGGCTCCTGAACCTTGGTGCCCTAATTGTGGACCCACTGGAGGCCGTGAGCGCCCAGGCCGACAGGGCCTACCTCCGGCTGGAGCGCAGGTTTCGGCGGATGCACAGGTTGCACCTTGCCCGTAGGAGCTTCATCATCCAGAATATTCCGGGCTTCTGGGTCACCGCCTTCCTGAACCACCCGCAGCTGTCAGCCATGATCAGCCTTCGAGATGAAGACATGCTCTGCTACCTGATGAATTTGGAGGTGAGGGAGCTCAGGCACTCCAGGACAGGTTGCAAATTCAAGTTCCGCTTTTGGAGCAACCCCTACTTCCAGAACAAGGTGATAATGAAGGAGTATGAATGCAGAGCCTCAGGCCGAGTGGTGTCTATTGCGACTCGCATCCGATGGCACCGGGGCCAGGAACCCCCGGCCCTCGTACACAGGAACCGGGACACTGTCCGAAGCTTCTTCAGCTGGTTTTCACAGCACAGCCTCCCAGAGGCCGACAGGGTTGCCCAGATTATTAAAGATGACCTGTGGCCCAACCCCCTGCAGTACTACCTGCTGGGGGATAGGCCCTGCAGAGCCAGGGGAGGCCTTGCAAGGTGGCCCACAGAGGCCCCTTCTAGGCCCTACGGGTTCCAGTCTGGCTAA
- the PLAGL2 gene encoding zinc finger protein PLAGL2 isoform X1 codes for MTTFFTSVPPWIQDAKQEEEVGWKLVPRPRGREAESQVKCQCEISGTPFSNGEKLRPHTLPQPEQRPYSCPQLHCGKAFASKYKLYRHMATHSAQKPHQCMYCDKMFHRKDHLRNHLQTHDPNKEALHCSECGKNYNTKLGYRRHLAMHAASSGDLSCKVCLQTFESTQALLEHLKAHSRRVAGGAKEKKHPCDHCDRRFYTRKDVRRHLVVHTGRKDFLCQYCAQRFGRKDHLTRHVKKSHSQELLKIKTEPVDMLGLLSCSSTVSVKEELSPVLCMASRDVMGTKAFPGMLPMGMYGAHIPTMPSTGMPHSLVHNTLPMGMSYPLESSPISSPAQLPPKYQLGSTSYLPDKLPKVEVDSFLAELPGSLSLSSAEPQPASPQPAAAAALLDEALLAKSPANLSEALCAANVDFSHLLGFLPLNLPPCNPPGATGGLVMGYSQAEAQPLLTTLQAQPQDSPGAGGPLNFGPLHSLPPVFTSGLSSTTLPRFHQAFQ; via the exons ATGACCACATTTTTCACCAGCGTCCCCCCCTGGATTCAAGATGCAaagcaggaggaggaagtgggCTGGAAACTAGTTCCCAGGCCTCGGGGCCGGGAGGCGGAGAGTCAAGTGAAGTGCCAATGTGAAATTTCGGGGACACCTTTCTCAAATGGGGAGAAGCTGAGGCCTCACACCCTTCCGCAACCAGAGCAGAGACCATATAGCTGCCCTCAGCTGCACTGTGGCAAGGCTTTTGCTTCCAAATACAAGCTGTATAG GCACATGGCCACCCACTCAGCCCAGAAACCTCACCAGTGTATGTACTGTGATAAGATGTTTCACCGCAAGGACCATCTGCGGAACCATCTGCAGACCCATGACCCTAACAAAGAGGCCCTCCACTGCTCTGAGTGCGGTAAGAATTACAATACGAAGCTGGGCTACCGGCGCCACCTGGCCATGCATGCTGCCAGCAGCGGTGACCTCAGCTGCAAGGTGTGCCTGCAGACCTTTGAGAGTACCCAGGCCCTGCTAGAGCACCTGAAGGCCCACTCACGCCGGGTAGCAGGCGGTGCCAAGGAGAAGAAGCACCCCTGTGACCACTGCGACCGGCGGTTCTATACTCGTAAGGATGTACGGCGGCACCTTGTGGTGCACACAGGCCGTAAGGACTTCCTGTGCCAGTACTGTGCCCAGCGGTTTGGCCGTAAGGACCACCTGACGCGTCATGTCAAGAAGAGCCACTCGCAGGAGCTGCTCAAGATCAAGACAGAGCCCGTGGACATGTTAGGCCTACTCAGCTGCAGCTCCACAGTCAGTGTGAAGGAAGAGCTGAGCCCTGTGCTGTGCATGGCCTCTCGGGACGTAATGGGGACCAAGGCCTTCCCTGGCATGTTGCCCATGGGCATGTATGGTGCCCACATCCCTACCATGCCCAGCACGGGCATGCCACACTCCTTGGTGCACAACACGCTGCCCATGGGTATGAGCTACCCTCTGGAATCCTCACCTATCTCTTCCCCAGCTCAGCTCCCTCCAAAATACCAGCTTGGATCTACCTCATACTTGCCCGACAAATTGCCCAAAGTGGAGGTGGATAGTTTTCTGGCGGAGCTTCCTGGAAGCCTGTCTCTCTCATCCGCTGAACCCCAGCCCGCCTCACCTCAGCCGGCGGCAGCTGCGGCCCTCCTAGATGAAGCACTGCTTGCCAAGAGCCCCGCCAACCTCTCTGAGGCCCTCTGCGCTGCTAATGTGGACTTCTCCCACCTACTGGGCTTTCTTCCACTCAACCTGCCCCCGTGTAACCCACCTGGGGCCACAGGAGGCCTGGTCATGGGCTACTCCCAGGCCGAGGCACAGCCCCTGCTCACCACTTTGCAAGCTCAGCCTCAAGAttccccaggagctgggggaCCACTGAACTTTGGGCCTCTGCACTCCTTGCCTCCTGTCTTCACGTCTGGCCTGAGTAGCACCACCCTGCCTCGTTTCCACCAAGCATTCCAGTAG